One segment of Ficedula albicollis isolate OC2 chromosome 2, FicAlb1.5, whole genome shotgun sequence DNA contains the following:
- the GJD4 gene encoding gap junction delta-4 protein, translating into MEHWDSLGFLIVTLNYNVTIVGKIWLMLIILLRMAVVVLAGYPLYQDEQERFVCNTLQPGCSNVCYDLFSPISHFRFWLIQTMSILLPYAAFSIYVLHKVAMYMVRMHCLGHECKSKQGFGAKSPKGMKGLCKSAVVNRVDCGADNLRVLNFSGAYTVHLFIRTLLEVAFAAVQYFLFGFFVPDRFSCYHSPCTSAVDCYISRPTEKSIMMIFIWGVSSLSFLLSLADLVCALRRMTARNQRNKLLAKLCTEKECMLHLPPVQQSSSSPQNGDGPVASSCQTSDGSCSLLSEEEEAVLHPEGVPQQSASTNLSSSKCCVSGDLAVKQQSTEEPSCAREQQGTPCSQVRPRLQQDFIKDTALALRSQLESPLGVSSSVVQKKLLGFYPSAELKSPDAQSNYSSTSCLRSKKSEWV; encoded by the exons ATGGAGCACTGGGACTCACTGGGATTTTTGATAGTCACACTCAACTATAATGTGACTATTGTAG GGAAGATCTGGCTGATGCTGATAATTCTGCTGAGAATGGCAGTGGTGGTGCTAGCAGGCTACCCCCTCTACCAAGACGAGCAGGAGCGCTTTGTCTGCAacaccctgcagccaggctgctccaacgTTTGCTATGACTTGTTCTCCCCCATATCTCACTTCAGGTTCTGGCTCATTCAGACCATGTCTATCCTGCTGCCTTATGCTGCATTCAGCATTTATGTTTTGCACAAGGTAGCCATGTACATGGTAAGGATGCACTGTCTGGGGCATGAGTGCAAGAGCAAACAAGGGTTTGGGGCAAAAAGCCCCAAGGGCATGAAGGGGCTCTGTAAAAGTGCAGTTGTCAATAGAGTAGATTGTGGTGCAGACAACCTAAGAGTCCTTAATTTTTCAGGGGCATATACTGTTCATCTGTTTATTAGGACCCTGCTTGAAGTTGCCTTTGCAGCTGTGCAATACtttctttttggattttttgttccTGACCGCTTTTCATGCTACCACTCTCCTTGCACAAGCGCTGTTGACTGTTACATCTCCCGGCCCACTGAGAAATCCATCATGATGATTTTCATCTGGGGGGTCAGCAGCCTGTCCTTCCTGCTCAGCCTTGCTGACCTTGTCTGTGCTCTCCGGAGAATGACAGCAAGAAACCAAAGGAACAAGCTGCTGGCAAAGCTCTGCACAGAGAAGGAGTGCATGTTGCATCTTCCCCCAGTCCAGCAGAGTAGCTCTTCACCTCAAAATGGGGATGGCCCAGTAGCAAGCAGCTGTCAGACCAGTGATGGCTCCTGCTCGCTTCTCTCTGAAGAAGAAGAGGCTGTTCTTCATCCTGAAGGTGTCCCTCAGCAGAGTGCCAGCACTAACCTGAGCAGCAGTAAGTGCTGTGTATCAGGAGACCTTGCTGTTAAGCAACAGAGCACTGAAGAACCCTCGTGTgccagagagcagcaaggaACTCCCTGCAGCCAAGTGAGACCCAGACTTCAGCAAGACTTCATTAAAGATACTGCCCTGGCTTTGAGATCTCAGCTCGAGTCTCCCCTTGGAGTTTCTTCCTCTGTTGTTCAGAAGAAGCTTTTAGGGTTCTACCCTTCAGCTGAGCTAAAAAGCCCTGATGCACAATCAAATTATAGCAGCACTAGCTGCCTGAGGTCAAAAAAGTCAGAATGGGTATAG